A section of the Anabaena cylindrica PCC 7122 genome encodes:
- a CDS encoding YiaA/YiaB family inner membrane protein, whose amino-acid sequence MQTFGPQKDSNAWIIQTWAAFMMSIFMTGFGIVNLPVDNWVKGFMGMGLAFSIGSTFTLAKTTRDLHESRRLTSRIDEAKVEKLLSQHDPLILK is encoded by the coding sequence ATGCAAACATTTGGCCCACAAAAAGATAGTAATGCTTGGATTATTCAAACCTGGGCAGCTTTTATGATGTCTATTTTTATGACAGGTTTTGGTATTGTCAATTTGCCTGTGGATAATTGGGTAAAAGGCTTTATGGGTATGGGTTTAGCTTTCTCTATCGGTTCAACTTTTACCTTGGCAAAAACTACCAGAGATTTGCACGAATCCAGAAGGCTAACTTCTAGAATTGACGAAGCTAAAGTTGAAAAGTTGCTTTCACAGCATGATCCTCTCATTCTTAAATAA
- a CDS encoding DUF2997 domain-containing protein, whose protein sequence is METLEFIIYPDGRVQETVTGIVGNSCAEVTAAIEAQLGQVLNQQPTSEFFANNNVQESAVVNTQTAFSEW, encoded by the coding sequence ATGGAAACATTAGAGTTCATAATTTATCCAGACGGTCGGGTACAAGAGACGGTGACTGGTATCGTAGGTAACTCTTGTGCTGAAGTAACAGCAGCGATAGAAGCGCAACTGGGACAAGTACTCAACCAGCAGCCAACCTCAGAATTTTTCGCCAACAATAATGTCCAGGAATCTGCTGTAGTAAATACGCAAACTGCATTTAGCGAATGGTAA
- a CDS encoding DUF4335 domain-containing protein yields the protein MPRSNSVIRRYTPPTCTLEILAQSSPLSRWMGQTVLKQLHFELHFDDPGLPDERQVPIQGDRDQLEALCNAVTNYVQNLLQQSADSFCLTFLKPHPSNPTSDEPELDDFAPTSSSPKTVNSFNMGILEATIYLESSDNLTHKLFLGSLANPTSGPVIQLTLLQLFDLATALEEYSTDVIALPNLNSENSTSVRRLPTWTPVAATLALALGLTPLTWQYANNIKQQQKQVAKTTTSASEKVALESSPSFDLTTPPVGLASPGNLPSPPSNSTSIQLPNLDTTPPLADTTVDPKPLSFPNSTVPSTANTSSNIPLTIPQTRRPVIPANLQIPLPTTPNPQQNSTGVTNQSGVTLNPQQNLPTRNSNNISTIPESGATLPQTSPPIAAQTNPQQLNRSTNSPGTIAALENDENLVAKLREARKTTLPKEVATSDSTLFDIPQVAEARQYLQKNWQPPAGFSQTLEYSLMLGVDGSIERILPLNRSAREYFDSTGIPAIGKAFVSTNKSGQNLRLRVVFSPDGKVQTFPETP from the coding sequence ATGCCTCGCTCAAATTCTGTGATCCGTCGCTACACCCCCCCCACTTGCACACTAGAAATCTTGGCGCAAAGCTCACCTTTATCACGTTGGATGGGGCAAACAGTCCTCAAACAACTACATTTTGAACTGCACTTTGATGATCCAGGGCTACCAGACGAACGCCAAGTACCAATTCAGGGCGATCGCGATCAACTAGAAGCTTTGTGTAATGCAGTCACAAACTACGTTCAAAATCTCCTCCAACAATCAGCAGATAGCTTTTGTCTGACTTTCTTAAAACCGCACCCATCAAACCCCACATCTGATGAACCAGAATTAGATGATTTTGCCCCCACTTCATCCTCGCCTAAGACCGTAAATTCTTTTAACATGGGGATTTTAGAAGCAACAATTTACTTAGAATCAAGCGATAATTTAACTCATAAACTATTTCTCGGTTCCCTGGCCAATCCCACATCTGGCCCCGTAATTCAACTCACTCTATTGCAACTATTTGATTTAGCAACTGCTTTAGAGGAATATTCAACCGATGTCATCGCCCTACCAAATCTAAATAGCGAAAACTCTACTTCTGTTCGCCGTTTGCCTACTTGGACACCTGTCGCCGCCACCTTAGCATTGGCTTTGGGTTTAACTCCCTTAACCTGGCAATATGCCAACAACATCAAGCAGCAGCAAAAACAGGTCGCTAAAACAACAACTTCAGCATCAGAAAAAGTTGCCCTCGAATCCTCACCCTCCTTTGACTTGACCACTCCTCCAGTAGGACTTGCTTCCCCAGGTAATTTACCTTCACCCCCAAGCAATAGTACTTCCATACAGCTACCCAACTTAGACACTACCCCTCCACTTGCTGATACCACTGTAGATCCAAAGCCTTTATCTTTCCCCAATTCAACTGTCCCGTCCACAGCTAACACATCGTCCAACATCCCACTGACCATACCTCAAACAAGAAGGCCAGTCATTCCTGCAAATCTACAAATTCCATTACCAACAACACCCAATCCCCAACAAAACTCTACAGGGGTGACTAACCAAAGTGGTGTTACTCTTAACCCACAGCAAAATTTACCTACTAGAAATAGCAATAATATCTCCACAATTCCTGAATCTGGTGCTACTTTACCTCAAACTTCTCCGCCAATAGCGGCTCAAACTAATCCACAGCAATTAAATAGAAGTACTAATTCTCCAGGCACAATTGCTGCTTTAGAAAATGATGAGAATTTAGTAGCAAAATTGCGAGAAGCAAGAAAAACAACTTTACCTAAAGAGGTGGCAACCTCAGATAGCACATTATTTGATATACCTCAAGTAGCAGAAGCCAGACAATATTTGCAAAAGAATTGGCAGCCACCTGCTGGATTTTCGCAAACACTAGAATACAGCTTGATGTTGGGTGTTGACGGCTCTATTGAACGTATTTTGCCATTAAATCGCTCTGCTAGAGAATACTTTGATAGCACTGGTATACCCGCAATTGGTAAAGCTTTTGTTTCTACTAATAAATCCGGGCAAAATCTCAGACTCAGAGTAGTCTTCAGTCCAGATGGTAAGGTGCAAACATTCCCAGAAACACCATGA
- a CDS encoding anion transporter, with protein MLKFAIYGVLGLTYLGLALGYIPGLRMNRATIALVGSAFLIALGVLTLQEAWLAIDAKTIVFLLSMMVVNANLSYAGFFSKTLSVLLSITRSPLGLLLALTFGSGVLSAFFLNDTLALVFTPLTLSLTQALGLNPIPYLLAIAGATNIGSVATLSGNPQNILIGSFSGISYLDFLQALTPIAITGLVIQVALLWLLYPDVRSNQPCQLLKIDNQRIFKPLFKKTVIITTGLLIAFAIGLPLAESALVAASLLLITRRIKAQRILKKVDWNLLVMFSGLFILTKVTQKLNFLQPFTHVVKSDLGLLGITTIMSNLISNVPTVLLLQPLIAQDDTRSWLLLAASSTLAGNLTLFGAVANLITVEAAAELGYKLTFWEHLRFGVPLTLSTLVLVYLWVN; from the coding sequence ATGCTGAAATTTGCCATTTATGGCGTATTAGGGCTAACTTACCTTGGTTTAGCTCTGGGTTACATACCTGGGTTGCGGATGAACCGTGCCACAATAGCTTTAGTCGGTTCCGCTTTTTTGATAGCCTTGGGTGTCCTGACTTTACAGGAAGCATGGCTGGCTATTGATGCCAAAACCATAGTTTTTTTGTTGAGCATGATGGTGGTGAACGCCAATCTATCCTATGCAGGATTTTTCAGTAAAACCCTATCTGTCTTATTGAGTATTACCCGCAGTCCTTTGGGCTTACTACTAGCCTTAACCTTTGGTAGTGGTGTTCTCTCCGCTTTTTTCCTCAATGACACCTTGGCGCTAGTTTTTACACCATTGACTCTCAGCCTGACACAAGCTTTAGGTTTGAATCCCATACCTTATTTACTAGCGATAGCTGGAGCAACTAATATAGGTTCAGTTGCCACTTTAAGCGGTAATCCCCAAAACATCCTCATAGGCTCATTTTCCGGCATCAGCTATCTAGACTTTTTACAAGCATTAACCCCCATTGCCATAACTGGCTTAGTTATTCAAGTAGCATTACTCTGGCTACTTTATCCAGATGTGCGTTCAAATCAACCTTGTCAACTTTTAAAAATAGACAATCAACGAATTTTCAAACCCTTATTTAAGAAAACAGTAATTATCACCACCGGATTATTAATCGCTTTTGCTATTGGCTTACCTCTAGCAGAATCTGCCTTAGTCGCTGCAAGTTTATTATTAATTACTAGACGAATCAAAGCACAACGTATTCTCAAAAAAGTAGATTGGAATTTATTGGTGATGTTTTCTGGACTTTTTATATTAACGAAAGTCACTCAGAAATTGAACTTCCTACAACCATTTACTCATGTAGTTAAGTCTGATCTTGGTTTATTAGGAATTACAACTATTATGTCTAACCTAATTTCTAATGTCCCCACTGTATTGCTACTACAACCTCTAATTGCTCAAGATGATACTCGTTCTTGGCTATTGCTGGCAGCATCATCAACCCTAGCTGGTAATTTAACTTTATTTGGTGCAGTTGCAAATTTGATTACCGTAGAAGCTGCCGCTGAATTAGGCTACAAACTCACTTTTTGGGAGCATTTGCGCTTTGGTGTACCGTTGACATTATCTACGTTAGTTTTAGTTTATTTGTGGGTTAATTAA
- a CDS encoding DUF3038 domain-containing protein — translation MLKVMHSVTDSVTPNSQWEDLNQLPTPTTVEWDNIKTQLDLVLLALETLAGIGSEAMLSAAINLNLESKVPDRVALWRLRQSNPLRKGQGGRKKLDVEEARSLVLITCYLAKQQQELIRRAVGLLEQIAAKNQEPHQIALLGDYIDAFCNTYQERMEEDDKISTKLLKNLALKLLVDLLFYSAPHGHRRLWLTLIDRSTKQF, via the coding sequence ATGCTAAAAGTTATGCACTCGGTAACCGATTCAGTCACACCAAACTCCCAGTGGGAGGATTTAAACCAGCTGCCAACACCCACAACAGTTGAATGGGACAATATCAAAACCCAGTTAGATTTGGTGCTGTTAGCCCTAGAAACTTTAGCTGGCATTGGTTCTGAGGCTATGCTTTCGGCGGCAATTAATCTCAATTTAGAGTCAAAAGTACCGGACCGCGTAGCTTTATGGCGATTACGCCAATCAAACCCCTTACGTAAAGGTCAAGGAGGTCGAAAAAAGCTAGATGTAGAAGAAGCGCGATCGCTTGTTCTCATTACCTGCTACCTCGCCAAACAGCAGCAAGAATTAATCCGTCGTGCTGTTGGTTTATTAGAACAAATAGCCGCAAAAAACCAGGAACCTCATCAGATAGCTTTACTGGGAGACTATATTGATGCTTTCTGCAACACCTATCAAGAACGGATGGAAGAAGATGACAAAATTAGTACAAAGTTGCTGAAAAACCTAGCGCTAAAATTGCTAGTAGATTTACTTTTTTATAGCGCCCCTCATGGACACCGTCGTTTGTGGTTAACACTCATAGACCGTTCCACAAAACAATTTTAG
- a CDS encoding endonuclease MutS2, which produces MIQSETLELLEWQRLCQHLSTFAATKLGAIVARNLPIPETQIESQKLLAQTKEVYQLESHLSPGLSFEGIQDIGDSLERAELQGILSGEELLAIATTLSGTRNVRRVIDNQDNLPILTELVSELRTYPELEQEIHRCIDERAQVTDRASQKMGEIRIDLRRIRSQITQKLQNIIQAKSGAVQEQLITQRGDRYVIPVKAPQKDAIPGIVHDTSTSGATLYIEPHSVVPMGNQLRQTLRKEQTEAEAILRTLTEQVAAVKPDLERLLAIVTTLDLATAKSRYSFWIGANPPRFINREEQEIITLRQLRHPLLVWQQQHEQGNPVVPVDLLISPNIRVVTITGPNTGGKTVTLKTLGLAALMSKVGLFVPAREPVEMPWFDKVLADIGDEQSLQQSLSTFSGHIRRISRILEALEVVGAKHSENSLSQKPIIDRPNASPVQEYSENSLSQKPIIDRPNASPVQEYSENSLSQKPIIDRPNASPVQESGERKKEEEGIKLPITNYQSLVLLDEVGAGTDPAEGSALAIALLQYLANHAQLTIATTHFGELKALKYEDERFENASVEFDESTLSPTYRLLWGIPGRSNALAIALRLGLKPEVVAEAKTQVGEASDEVNQVIAGLEAQRRRQETKAAEAQELLRQAERLYKEVSQKATALEEREKDLRASQEVAVQQAITQAKGEIAQVIRRLQKGTPTAQDAQQATSALNQITQKYEPAPPPKPKPGFMPKVGDRIRIPKLGQTAEVITAPNADGELTVRFGIMKMTVQLPDVESLDGQKPEPIVKTKPAPAVVTPPPAPAPVIRTSKNTIDLRGKRVSDGEYILDKAISEADGSLWIIHGHGTGKLRLGVHSYLQQHPRISHYEPAEQADGGSGVTIAHIK; this is translated from the coding sequence TTGATCCAATCTGAAACCCTAGAACTATTAGAATGGCAACGCCTTTGCCAGCACCTTTCTACCTTTGCTGCGACCAAGTTAGGGGCAATAGTTGCGCGTAACTTGCCTATCCCGGAAACCCAGATAGAAAGCCAAAAGTTGTTAGCTCAGACTAAAGAAGTCTACCAACTGGAAAGTCATCTTTCCCCTGGTTTGTCTTTTGAGGGCATTCAAGATATTGGTGATTCTCTAGAACGAGCCGAACTACAAGGAATTTTATCAGGTGAGGAACTGTTAGCGATCGCAACTACCCTCTCTGGTACAAGAAATGTACGGCGTGTAATTGATAACCAGGACAATTTACCCATCTTGACTGAGTTAGTTTCCGAATTGCGAACTTACCCAGAATTAGAGCAGGAAATTCACCGCTGTATTGATGAACGCGCTCAAGTTACTGATCGTGCTAGTCAGAAAATGGGAGAAATCCGCATTGATTTGCGGCGGATACGCAGTCAAATTACCCAAAAACTGCAAAACATCATTCAAGCCAAATCGGGGGCAGTTCAGGAGCAACTGATTACTCAAAGGGGCGATCGCTATGTGATCCCAGTCAAAGCACCGCAAAAAGACGCAATTCCCGGTATTGTTCACGACACCTCAACCAGTGGCGCGACTTTATATATCGAACCTCATAGCGTCGTCCCCATGGGGAACCAACTCCGGCAAACTCTCAGAAAAGAACAAACAGAAGCAGAAGCTATTCTCCGCACTTTAACGGAACAAGTAGCCGCAGTTAAGCCCGATTTAGAACGGTTGTTAGCCATTGTCACAACCTTAGATTTGGCAACGGCTAAATCTCGTTATAGTTTCTGGATAGGTGCTAATCCTCCCCGCTTCATTAATCGGGAAGAACAGGAAATTATCACCTTGCGGCAACTACGTCACCCGTTGTTAGTTTGGCAACAGCAGCACGAACAAGGAAACCCCGTTGTTCCCGTTGATTTGCTCATTAGTCCCAATATTCGGGTAGTGACGATTACTGGCCCCAATACAGGCGGGAAAACAGTAACTTTAAAAACCTTGGGATTAGCGGCATTAATGTCCAAGGTGGGTTTATTTGTCCCCGCCCGCGAACCAGTGGAAATGCCTTGGTTTGACAAAGTTTTAGCTGATATTGGGGATGAACAATCTTTACAACAAAGTTTATCCACATTCTCAGGCCATATTCGCCGGATTAGTCGGATTTTAGAAGCATTAGAGGTAGTAGGGGCGAAGCATTCGGAAAATAGCCTTAGCCAAAAACCGATAATTGATCGCCCGAATGCTTCGCCCGTACAGGAGTATTCGGAAAATAGCCTTAGCCAAAAACCGATAATTGATCGCCCGAATGCTTCGCCCGTACAGGAGTATTCGGAAAATAGCCTTAGCCAAAAACCGATAATTGATCGCCCGAATGCTTCGCCCGTACAGGAGTCAGGAGAAAGAAAGAAAGAAGAAGAAGGAATAAAACTACCAATTACCAATTACCAATCCCTCGTCCTACTCGATGAAGTTGGTGCAGGTACAGATCCGGCGGAAGGTAGTGCATTAGCGATCGCTCTTTTGCAATATCTCGCCAATCATGCCCAACTCACAATTGCTACCACCCACTTCGGCGAACTCAAAGCCCTGAAATATGAAGATGAGCGATTTGAAAACGCTTCAGTAGAATTTGACGAAAGTACTCTATCGCCAACTTATCGGCTGTTGTGGGGCATTCCTGGACGCTCTAACGCTTTAGCTATCGCTTTACGCTTAGGGCTAAAACCGGAAGTAGTCGCCGAAGCTAAAACCCAAGTGGGAGAAGCCAGCGATGAAGTCAATCAAGTAATCGCCGGTTTAGAAGCCCAACGCCGTCGTCAAGAAACTAAAGCCGCTGAAGCCCAAGAATTATTACGACAAGCAGAACGTTTATATAAAGAAGTTTCTCAAAAAGCCACCGCTTTAGAAGAGAGAGAAAAAGATTTACGTGCTTCTCAAGAAGTAGCAGTACAACAAGCAATTACCCAAGCTAAAGGGGAAATTGCCCAAGTAATTCGCCGTTTGCAAAAAGGCACACCCACAGCCCAAGATGCCCAGCAAGCAACCAGTGCGTTAAATCAAATTACCCAGAAATACGAACCGGCACCACCACCGAAACCTAAACCTGGGTTTATGCCCAAAGTAGGCGATCGCATTCGTATTCCCAAATTAGGACAAACCGCAGAAGTAATCACCGCCCCTAATGCAGATGGTGAGTTAACTGTCCGTTTTGGCATCATGAAAATGACGGTGCAATTACCAGACGTAGAATCTTTAGATGGGCAAAAACCAGAACCTATTGTCAAAACCAAACCAGCCCCAGCAGTAGTTACCCCACCACCAGCCCCAGCCCCAGTAATTCGCACCTCTAAAAATACGATTGATTTGCGCGGAAAACGGGTATCTGATGGCGAATATATCTTAGACAAAGCCATTTCTGAAGCTGATGGATCTCTGTGGATTATTCATGGGCATGGTACTGGTAAACTGCGGCTAGGTGTTCACTCCTATTTGCAACAGCACCCCAGAATTAGCCACTACGAACCAGCAGAACAAGCAGATGGCGGTAGTGGTGTTACTATTGCTCATATCAAATAA
- a CDS encoding DUF1257 domain-containing protein, translated as MSHFSQIKTQIRNLESLKDALTDLGIDWKPGPQEVRGYRGQTHPAEVSIEQENGYDIGFRWNGKEYELVADLQYWQQDLSVDGFLRQVTQRYAYQAVVKETAKVGFQVAEQQNNADGSIRLVVQRWSS; from the coding sequence ATGTCACACTTTAGCCAAATCAAGACTCAAATCCGTAACCTAGAATCCTTAAAAGATGCGCTGACTGACTTGGGCATAGACTGGAAGCCTGGCCCACAGGAAGTACGTGGCTATCGCGGTCAAACTCATCCTGCGGAAGTTTCTATTGAGCAGGAAAATGGCTATGATATCGGTTTTAGATGGAATGGTAAGGAATACGAATTGGTAGCTGATCTACAATATTGGCAGCAAGATTTATCTGTAGATGGATTTTTGCGCCAAGTCACTCAGCGCTATGCTTACCAAGCAGTGGTGAAAGAAACCGCGAAAGTAGGCTTCCAAGTTGCTGAACAACAAAACAATGCAGATGGTTCCATTCGCTTAGTCGTACAACGCTGGAGTTCATAA
- a CDS encoding Mo-dependent nitrogenase C-terminal domain-containing protein has translation MNKVFESTTKKIFLSSWVSVHQAEIDNANVTQLQASHSQPDWKFIRPLRNWLDDLKVSDRQIAHRLCKYIPAQCPFERDVKLFGKVLFHIPPMCKLNPVYEEVVGLRFRAMCYLADECGEDISQYC, from the coding sequence ATGAATAAAGTATTTGAAAGTACCACGAAAAAGATTTTTTTATCAAGCTGGGTATCGGTTCATCAAGCAGAGATTGATAACGCTAATGTTACCCAGTTACAAGCTTCCCATTCTCAGCCTGATTGGAAATTTATCCGTCCTTTGCGAAATTGGTTAGATGACTTAAAGGTTAGCGATCGCCAAATTGCTCATCGGTTGTGTAAATATATTCCAGCTCAATGTCCTTTTGAACGTGATGTCAAATTGTTTGGTAAAGTCCTGTTTCACATTCCTCCAATGTGTAAACTTAATCCTGTATATGAAGAAGTGGTAGGTCTAAGATTTCGAGCCATGTGCTACCTGGCCGATGAATGCGGCGAAGATATTTCACAGTACTGCTAA
- a CDS encoding dynamin family protein translates to MSNIQELQKQVIALLEEASHLMSHASTQLWFEDGSENKYKEYQQEVDKARRNVENLELRMAITAPMNAGKSTIINAIIGQELLPSCSTAMTTLPTEIVFQADSTESILHLSTGIISSFQEVFKALNNKINQEGIDKVLHDTAEYPHLEDLLRRIDNYVDFPVPEKIVGCEAINRKLTDLNHIIRLCSILELPEDPLKYVSDESDIPKIETPFWQSQQNNQPDKLGNLIIIDTPGPNEAGVSSKLESVVSRQLRNSQLILLVLDFTSLRAEAAEKIKEEVQKVIRTRGTKNLYVLVNKVDQRGDGDITPDEVKKFVANNLKLIDSSDIERVFEISAKQAFLSAVFIQELGRNTEVKASDMKTSVAFAKQAFGMKWKKYIDGNNKEQLGIDADEFWQESGFPVFIKKAINAIMEQVAPRCMESALNLCMLHLLWICEDTKLRRSAIFKKSEEIQAGIQSLNTELKNLENCRNSLNREVSDIKKQLGQKVKENIDRLKFDIKQELSQNIPDYADSYFYRYFKLLIPNPGIYEFENVEEANLFAKNLAENTNQIIKVQINQTCQNTEEETGKLIKKLSDLLDSETRPILESAREKLKKDFDVSLDLEPIKIIEVYTSVNKPGIQSNHPFDFDFNKLLNSLFDNIFEFLWKYVILQNPIVKAIRDGIKAVAAFFGYKQEEEKAKYIIRIRPYLEEVIKLIEAKGEEIKQQAEAYTEAYFQQKVKEYFKALDSYLGNYRDDLSQSLKDQELPLQQLEQLKQALDSFAEGDDKLEVDELIEKSNNLLQETQNYYRHE, encoded by the coding sequence ATGTCTAATATCCAAGAGTTACAAAAACAAGTGATTGCTCTTTTAGAGGAAGCATCTCATTTAATGAGTCATGCTAGTACACAACTTTGGTTTGAGGATGGTTCAGAAAACAAATACAAAGAATATCAACAAGAAGTTGATAAGGCACGCCGTAACGTAGAGAACCTGGAACTGAGAATGGCTATTACAGCACCAATGAATGCTGGTAAATCTACCATAATTAATGCCATTATCGGACAAGAACTTCTGCCAAGTTGTTCTACAGCAATGACAACACTACCAACAGAAATTGTATTTCAAGCCGATTCAACAGAATCTATCCTCCACCTTAGTACCGGAATCATTTCATCATTTCAAGAAGTATTTAAAGCTCTGAATAATAAAATTAATCAAGAAGGAATTGACAAAGTTTTACATGATACTGCTGAATATCCACATTTGGAAGATTTACTTCGCAGAATCGACAATTATGTAGATTTTCCTGTACCTGAGAAAATTGTTGGGTGTGAAGCCATCAACAGGAAATTGACTGACTTAAACCATATTATCCGCTTGTGCAGCATTTTAGAACTGCCTGAAGACCCTCTCAAGTACGTGAGTGATGAAAGTGATATCCCTAAAATTGAAACTCCTTTTTGGCAGTCACAACAAAATAACCAACCTGACAAATTAGGAAATTTGATTATTATTGATACACCTGGACCTAATGAAGCAGGAGTCAGCAGCAAGTTAGAATCTGTAGTTTCTAGACAATTAAGAAATAGTCAACTTATACTTTTGGTTTTAGATTTTACTTCCTTAAGAGCAGAAGCAGCAGAAAAAATTAAAGAAGAAGTACAGAAAGTTATCAGAACCAGGGGTACAAAGAACTTATATGTTCTAGTGAATAAGGTAGATCAGCGGGGTGATGGCGATATTACACCAGATGAAGTTAAGAAATTTGTTGCTAATAACCTCAAATTAATTGATTCTAGTGACATAGAGAGAGTATTTGAAATTTCAGCAAAGCAAGCATTTTTATCTGCTGTCTTTATCCAAGAATTGGGAAGAAATACAGAAGTTAAAGCATCTGATATGAAAACATCAGTTGCATTTGCAAAACAAGCTTTTGGTATGAAATGGAAAAAATATATTGATGGAAATAATAAAGAGCAGTTAGGGATAGATGCGGATGAGTTTTGGCAGGAGTCTGGATTTCCAGTATTTATAAAAAAGGCAATCAATGCCATCATGGAGCAAGTTGCTCCTCGCTGTATGGAATCTGCACTTAATCTTTGTATGCTTCACCTTCTATGGATATGTGAAGATACGAAATTACGACGGAGTGCAATTTTCAAAAAATCAGAGGAAATTCAGGCAGGTATTCAATCTCTCAATACTGAACTTAAAAATTTAGAAAATTGTCGTAATAGTTTAAATAGAGAAGTGTCTGACATAAAAAAGCAACTAGGGCAAAAAGTAAAAGAAAATATAGATAGATTAAAATTCGATATAAAACAAGAGCTTAGTCAGAATATCCCTGATTATGCAGATAGTTATTTCTACCGTTACTTTAAATTATTAATACCTAATCCTGGTATATATGAGTTTGAAAACGTGGAAGAGGCAAATTTATTTGCAAAAAATTTAGCAGAAAATACAAATCAAATAATTAAAGTACAGATAAATCAAACTTGCCAAAATACAGAGGAAGAGACAGGGAAGCTAATTAAAAAGCTATCTGATTTACTTGATAGTGAAACTAGACCTATTCTTGAAAGTGCTAGAGAAAAGTTAAAAAAAGACTTTGATGTGAGTCTTGATTTAGAGCCAATAAAAATCATCGAGGTTTATACAAGTGTGAATAAACCAGGAATACAATCTAATCATCCATTTGACTTTGATTTTAATAAATTATTGAATAGTCTATTTGACAATATTTTTGAATTTCTGTGGAAGTATGTGATATTACAAAATCCTATTGTAAAAGCTATTCGAGATGGGATAAAAGCTGTTGCTGCTTTTTTTGGATACAAACAGGAAGAAGAAAAGGCAAAATATATTATTAGAATTAGACCATATCTTGAGGAAGTTATAAAATTAATTGAAGCTAAGGGAGAGGAAATTAAACAACAAGCTGAAGCATATACTGAAGCATACTTTCAACAAAAAGTTAAGGAATATTTTAAAGCTCTTGATTCTTACTTAGGTAACTATAGAGATGATCTATCCCAATCACTTAAAGATCAAGAGTTACCATTACAACAGCTAGAACAATTAAAGCAAGCTCTTGATTCATTTGCAGAAGGTGATGATAAGTTAGAGGTTGATGAACTAATAGAAAAATCAAATAACCTTTTACAAGAAACACAAAATTATTACCGTCATGAATAA
- a CDS encoding ferredoxin → MTQLQPLPEDLENNRSGLEPELGGFLRDEPERSGLEPELGGVLRQKGVYVDEITCIGCKHCAHVARNTFYIEPDYGRSRVVRQDGDAEEIVQEAIDTCPVDCIHWVDYTELRNLEEDRRYQVIPVVGYPVDHAVATTEKRRKKQKLKKKQSLD, encoded by the coding sequence ATGACCCAATTGCAGCCGTTGCCAGAAGATTTAGAAAACAATCGTTCTGGTTTAGAACCAGAATTAGGTGGTTTTTTACGGGATGAGCCAGAACGTTCTGGTTTGGAGCCGGAACTAGGCGGCGTGCTGCGGCAAAAGGGCGTTTATGTAGATGAAATTACTTGCATTGGTTGTAAACATTGCGCCCATGTTGCCCGTAATACTTTTTATATTGAACCAGATTATGGGCGATCGCGTGTAGTTCGCCAAGATGGGGATGCAGAAGAGATAGTTCAAGAAGCTATAGATACCTGTCCTGTTGATTGTATTCACTGGGTTGATTACACTGAGTTAAGAAATCTAGAAGAAGACCGCAGATATCAGGTAATTCCTGTAGTGGGTTATCCGGTTGATCATGCGGTAGCCACTACTGAAAAACGACGAAAAAAACAAAAGTTAAAAAAGAAACAATCTTTAGATTAA